The following coding sequences are from one Pseudomonas oryzae window:
- a CDS encoding FadD3 family acyl-CoA ligase: protein MTDIPLTTPAAEGVPPTIPALVFACARRHAGICALADGEVRIDYAELPERVLAVSRALIAEGIQPGDRVAVWGPNRHDWVLAALGIHCAGGVLVPINTRMKGVEAADILERSGTRLLFCVGQFLGIDYPAMLEPHRPASLERVVVLPCEAPSDHGDLSWQGFLAAGAAVDMDEAQARALTVRPDDLSDLLFTSGTTGKPKGVMSAHGQNLRAFAEYVQVIGLRPGDRYLIVNPFFHAFGYKAGWLTCLLGGATILPHPVFDAEAVFQRIERDQITVLPGPPTLYLSMLAHPKLAESDLSSLRIAVTGAATIPPVLVERMRRELGFAVVTTAYGLTECGGLATICDPADDAETVATTCGRAIPGTEVRVVDGENRALPPGEAGEVCLRGFHVMQGYFENPQATAETIDAEGWLHTGDVGTLDARGYLRITDRLKDMFIVGGFNCYPAEIEAGLLEHPAIAQVAVIGVPDERMGEVGCACVVLRPGQQLDEPDLIAWSRQRMANYKVPRLVRFFEVLPVNASNKVVKAELRAAVG from the coding sequence ATGACCGATATTCCGCTGACCACCCCGGCCGCCGAGGGCGTGCCGCCGACCATTCCCGCCCTGGTGTTCGCTTGCGCGCGTCGCCACGCCGGGATCTGCGCCCTGGCCGACGGCGAGGTGCGCATCGACTACGCCGAGCTGCCCGAGCGGGTGCTGGCGGTGAGCCGTGCGCTGATCGCCGAGGGCATTCAGCCCGGCGACCGCGTCGCCGTGTGGGGGCCGAACCGCCACGACTGGGTGCTGGCCGCGCTGGGCATCCACTGCGCCGGCGGCGTGCTGGTGCCGATCAACACGCGCATGAAGGGCGTTGAAGCCGCCGACATCCTCGAACGCAGCGGCACCCGCCTGCTGTTCTGCGTCGGCCAGTTCCTCGGCATCGACTACCCGGCCATGCTCGAACCCCACCGCCCGGCTAGTCTCGAGCGCGTGGTGGTGCTGCCCTGCGAGGCGCCCTCCGACCATGGCGACCTGAGCTGGCAGGGCTTTCTTGCCGCCGGCGCAGCGGTCGACATGGACGAGGCCCAGGCGCGCGCCCTGACCGTGCGCCCGGACGATCTGTCCGACCTGCTGTTCACCTCCGGCACCACCGGCAAGCCCAAGGGCGTGATGAGCGCCCACGGCCAGAACCTGCGCGCCTTCGCCGAATACGTGCAGGTCATCGGCCTGCGCCCCGGCGACCGCTACCTGATCGTCAACCCGTTCTTCCACGCCTTCGGCTACAAGGCCGGCTGGCTGACCTGCCTGCTCGGCGGCGCGACCATCCTGCCGCACCCGGTGTTCGACGCCGAGGCGGTGTTCCAGCGCATCGAGCGCGACCAGATCACCGTGCTGCCCGGCCCGCCGACCCTGTACCTGTCGATGCTCGCCCACCCCAAGCTGGCAGAAAGCGACCTGTCCAGCCTGCGCATCGCCGTCACGGGAGCTGCGACCATCCCGCCGGTGCTGGTCGAGCGCATGCGCCGCGAACTGGGCTTCGCGGTGGTCACCACCGCCTACGGGCTGACCGAGTGCGGCGGCCTGGCGACCATCTGCGATCCGGCCGACGACGCCGAGACGGTGGCCACCACCTGCGGCCGCGCCATCCCCGGCACCGAGGTGCGCGTGGTCGACGGCGAAAACCGTGCGCTGCCGCCGGGCGAGGCGGGCGAGGTGTGCCTGCGCGGCTTCCACGTCATGCAGGGCTACTTCGAGAACCCGCAGGCCACCGCCGAGACCATCGACGCGGAGGGCTGGCTGCACACCGGCGACGTCGGCACCCTGGATGCGCGCGGCTACCTGCGCATCACCGACCGGCTCAAGGACATGTTCATCGTCGGCGGCTTCAACTGCTACCCGGCGGAGATCGAGGCCGGCCTGCTCGAACACCCGGCCATCGCCCAGGTCGCGGTGATCGGCGTGCCCGACGAGCGCATGGGCGAGGTCGGCTGCGCCTGCGTGGTACTGCGCCCCGGCCAGCAGCTCGACGAACCCGACCTGATCGCTTGGTCGCGCCAGCGCATGGCCAACTACAAGGTGCCGCGCCTGGTGCGCTTCTTCGAGGTGCTGCCGGTGAATGCGTCGAACAAGGTGGTGAAGGCCGAGCTGCGCGCCGCGGTGGGCTGA
- a CDS encoding DMT family transporter, producing MTVYGIVLFAALLHASWNAIVKGGSDKLLTTVLVAGSAALLAGVALPFLDQPAASSWPYIAASVLLQVVYYALLARAYQVADMSHAYPLMRGCAPLLVAVLGVYWLGEPLSGSAWLGIAIICGGILGMAGRGLAGSAGLGIALANAGVIAGYTLIDGVGVRLSGAPVAYGLWIFLLSGLALVAWALAQLQRRGALVRYLGGNWHYGLIGGFGTIASYSLALWAMTLAPVAVIAALRETSILFATAISGLILKERLSAVRIAAACVIALGAVTLRLP from the coding sequence GTGACCGTCTATGGCATCGTACTGTTCGCGGCCCTGCTGCACGCCTCCTGGAACGCCATCGTCAAGGGCGGCAGTGACAAGCTGCTCACCACCGTACTGGTCGCCGGCTCGGCCGCGCTGCTCGCCGGTGTGGCGCTGCCGTTCCTCGACCAGCCGGCCGCGTCGAGCTGGCCGTACATCGCCGCGTCGGTGCTGCTCCAGGTGGTCTATTACGCCCTGCTGGCCAGGGCCTATCAGGTCGCCGACATGAGCCATGCCTACCCGCTGATGCGCGGCTGCGCGCCCCTGCTGGTCGCGGTGCTCGGCGTCTACTGGTTGGGCGAGCCGCTGAGCGGCAGCGCCTGGCTGGGCATCGCGATCATCTGTGGCGGCATCCTGGGGATGGCCGGACGCGGGCTCGCCGGCAGTGCCGGGCTGGGGATCGCGCTGGCCAATGCCGGGGTGATCGCCGGCTATACCCTGATCGACGGCGTCGGCGTGCGCCTGTCCGGGGCACCGGTCGCCTATGGCCTGTGGATCTTCCTGCTCAGCGGCCTGGCCCTGGTGGCCTGGGCGCTGGCGCAGTTGCAGCGGCGCGGGGCGCTGGTCCGCTACCTCGGCGGCAACTGGCACTACGGCCTGATCGGCGGCTTCGGCACCATCGCCTCGTACAGCCTGGCGCTGTGGGCCATGACCCTGGCGCCGGTGGCGGTGATCGCCGCCCTGCGGGAAACCTCGATCCTGTTCGCCACGGCCATCTCGGGGTTGATCCTCAAGGAACGGCTGAGTGCGGTGCGCATCGCCGCCGCCTGCGTCATCGCGCTCGGCGCGGTGACCCTGCGGCTTCCTTGA
- a CDS encoding DUF2790 domain-containing protein: protein MKLLKSRSVQLCCAVAVLSAVSTTSVVIAQTETDTPPPLMVMKGVKDVQTPEFKQYQYGMPLDISKVVKVEYFIPDQAKTFCGVIPAAMTYEDSKGEKRGLVYLYPETSGCTN, encoded by the coding sequence ATGAAGCTGTTGAAAAGTCGATCAGTGCAGTTGTGCTGTGCCGTCGCCGTGCTCTCGGCCGTGTCCACCACGTCCGTGGTCATCGCGCAAACCGAAACCGATACCCCGCCCCCGCTGATGGTGATGAAGGGCGTGAAGGACGTGCAGACCCCCGAGTTCAAGCAGTACCAGTACGGCATGCCCCTGGACATCTCCAAGGTGGTCAAGGTCGAGTACTTCATTCCCGATCAGGCCAAGACCTTCTGCGGAGTCATTCCCGCGGCCATGACCTACGAGGACTCCAAGGGTGAGAAGCGCGGCCTGGTCTACCTGTATCCGGAGACCTCCGGCTGCACCAACTAG
- a CDS encoding DUF262 domain-containing protein, protein MEANSRPLMRIFEPTVCYQIPLFQRPYVWRREGNWQPLWDDFERQLGQALAGQRLRPHFLGAVVIEQLFDASGWVQLRQVIDGQQRFTTLQLLLIALRDLCASLGSARYFERFDSLVSNRAALVDRPEEICKLLPTNFDRRAYAQVHRAGSPEALLAQLQAEGETLDREQGIAGAYLYFHAQASDWLAQPVEERPYLELEDRLEALWAVVQKGLQFVVIELGEHDEAQVIFETLNARGTQLLPADLIKNFLFRRAQAEGDDIDRLYQTYWAEFDGEFWREEVRQGRDSRPRIDIFMRHFLTLAMRRDVRFVHLFDEYKHYVQYTDDWRSCLIGEASSAREHLALLASYAEHFREFASPAPGSHLARFLKRLEALDTSAIYPLLLLCSQQLRPQQEDEFEAILDVLESFLFRRMICGLTSKNYNRPFLDLIRHLEDRGSISACAVEQFLLASEGEGARFPTDAELKRAILDHPLYQWWPQYRVRAVLEALDAALGNQESAADAQPSALAIEHILPQKWDEHWPLPKAVQKSPQGKQAFTEQRDRLKHTLGNLTLLAGSLNPALSRSPWEVKKAELLRYGQPGLSRELHELEDWAEREILARGEVLAEVACGVWRYPVREREVV, encoded by the coding sequence ATGGAAGCCAACAGCCGTCCCCTGATGCGCATCTTCGAACCCACCGTCTGCTACCAGATCCCGCTGTTCCAGCGCCCCTACGTGTGGCGGCGCGAGGGTAACTGGCAACCCTTGTGGGACGACTTCGAGCGGCAGCTCGGTCAGGCGCTGGCTGGCCAGCGACTGCGCCCGCACTTCCTCGGCGCGGTGGTGATCGAGCAGCTGTTCGACGCCAGCGGCTGGGTGCAGTTGCGCCAGGTCATCGACGGCCAGCAGCGCTTCACCACCCTGCAACTGCTGCTGATCGCCCTGCGCGACCTGTGCGCCAGCCTGGGCAGCGCGCGCTACTTCGAGCGCTTCGACTCGCTGGTCTCCAACCGTGCCGCGCTGGTCGACCGGCCGGAAGAAATCTGCAAGTTGCTGCCGACCAACTTCGACCGCCGCGCCTACGCCCAGGTACACCGGGCCGGCAGCCCCGAGGCGCTGCTGGCGCAGTTGCAGGCGGAGGGCGAAACGCTCGACCGCGAGCAGGGCATCGCCGGCGCCTACCTGTACTTTCACGCGCAGGCCAGCGACTGGCTGGCGCAGCCGGTCGAGGAGCGCCCCTACCTGGAGCTGGAGGACCGCCTCGAAGCGCTCTGGGCGGTGGTGCAGAAGGGCCTGCAGTTCGTGGTGATCGAGCTCGGCGAGCACGACGAGGCCCAGGTGATCTTCGAGACCCTCAACGCCCGTGGCACCCAGCTGCTGCCGGCCGACCTGATCAAGAACTTCCTGTTCCGCCGCGCCCAGGCCGAGGGCGACGACATCGACCGGCTGTACCAGACCTACTGGGCTGAATTCGACGGCGAGTTCTGGCGCGAGGAAGTCCGCCAGGGCCGCGACAGCCGGCCGCGCATCGACATCTTCATGCGCCACTTCCTCACCCTGGCCATGCGCCGGGACGTCCGCTTCGTGCACCTGTTCGACGAGTACAAGCACTACGTGCAGTACACGGACGACTGGCGCTCGTGCCTGATCGGCGAGGCCAGCAGCGCCCGCGAGCACCTGGCGCTGCTCGCCAGCTACGCCGAACACTTCCGCGAATTCGCCAGCCCCGCGCCGGGCTCGCACCTGGCACGCTTCCTCAAGCGCCTGGAAGCGCTCGACACCTCGGCGATTTATCCGCTGCTGCTGCTATGCAGCCAGCAACTGCGCCCGCAGCAGGAGGACGAGTTCGAGGCGATCCTCGACGTGCTTGAGTCATTCCTGTTCCGCCGCATGATCTGCGGCCTGACCAGCAAGAACTACAACCGCCCGTTCCTCGACCTGATCCGCCATCTGGAGGACCGGGGCAGCATCAGCGCCTGCGCCGTCGAGCAGTTCCTGCTGGCCAGCGAAGGCGAGGGCGCGCGCTTCCCGACCGACGCCGAACTCAAGCGCGCGATCCTCGACCACCCGCTGTACCAGTGGTGGCCGCAGTACCGCGTGCGCGCCGTGCTGGAGGCCCTCGACGCCGCGCTCGGCAACCAAGAAAGCGCGGCAGACGCCCAGCCGTCCGCGCTGGCCATCGAGCACATCCTGCCGCAGAAGTGGGACGAACACTGGCCGCTGCCGAAAGCCGTGCAGAAGAGCCCGCAAGGCAAACAGGCCTTCACCGAACAGCGCGACCGTCTCAAGCACACCCTCGGCAACCTGACCCTGCTCGCCGGCAGCCTGAACCCGGCGCTGTCGCGCTCGCCGTGGGAAGTGAAGAAGGCGGAGCTGCTCAGGTACGGCCAGCCGGGGCTGAGCCGCGAGCTGCATGAGCTGGAGGACTGGGCGGAGCGGGAGATTCTGGCCAGGGGGGAGGTGCTGGCGGAGGTGGCTTGTGGGGTGTGGCGTTATCCGGTGAGGGAGCGGGAGGTGGTGTGA
- a CDS encoding GmrSD restriction endonuclease domain-containing protein produces MHCIDQPFTISKLWVNRNSIQENPEYQRESAIWSTERQQLFIDSILNRFDVPKLYFHDLRNNKGIYEYAIVDGKQRLHTIYAFMQDNLQLATDFSLMEERPGQPSPQPGAKFSELSEFWREEFKATSLSVVLIQNAADEDIEELFSRLNNGEPLNAAEKRNAMGGEMCRLIRDIASDEFFKKKLKISNKRYQHYEIAAKFLLLERTAQGGGGPYSDLKKRFLDDLVKKNKQMSAADASGLERRVTDQLKNLSKIFADHDALLSKQAYPPLYYIFIKRVMHEYGHAKLASKIRGFLTDFHVRRTANLDLPEDDRDPVLIEFGRLMQQGTNDLNSLRDRVSVLTRYFLLDNPDVSVKDPKRLFTDEERLAIWIIGGKKCANCGIEINLDDMHADHQEQWAHGGQTSLSNGRCLCKSCNPSLAKPVG; encoded by the coding sequence ATGCACTGCATAGATCAGCCATTTACAATTTCAAAGCTCTGGGTCAATCGCAATTCCATTCAGGAGAATCCTGAGTATCAGCGCGAATCAGCCATCTGGTCCACCGAGAGACAACAACTTTTCATTGACTCCATCCTTAATAGATTCGATGTTCCGAAACTCTACTTTCACGACCTTCGCAACAACAAGGGCATATACGAATATGCAATTGTTGATGGAAAGCAGCGACTTCACACCATCTATGCGTTTATGCAAGACAACCTCCAACTAGCAACAGATTTTTCACTAATGGAGGAACGACCTGGCCAACCTAGCCCTCAACCAGGAGCAAAATTTTCAGAACTCTCTGAGTTCTGGAGAGAAGAATTTAAGGCGACGTCGCTCTCGGTTGTTCTTATTCAAAACGCTGCGGATGAAGACATTGAGGAACTATTCTCTCGACTAAACAATGGTGAACCTCTCAATGCTGCAGAAAAGCGAAACGCAATGGGTGGAGAAATGTGCCGCCTCATTCGTGATATCGCATCGGACGAATTCTTCAAGAAAAAGCTAAAAATCTCAAACAAGAGATATCAGCACTACGAGATCGCCGCAAAGTTTCTGCTCTTGGAGCGGACTGCGCAGGGCGGTGGTGGACCATACTCAGACCTTAAGAAAAGATTTTTAGACGACCTAGTAAAAAAGAACAAACAGATGAGCGCTGCCGATGCAAGCGGCCTAGAAAGGAGAGTGACCGACCAACTTAAAAATCTCTCAAAGATATTCGCCGATCATGACGCTCTTTTATCAAAACAAGCATACCCACCACTTTACTACATCTTTATCAAGAGGGTGATGCATGAGTACGGACACGCAAAGCTTGCAAGCAAGATCAGGGGTTTCCTGACGGACTTCCATGTCCGCCGCACTGCAAACCTCGACCTTCCCGAGGATGACAGAGACCCTGTGTTAATTGAGTTTGGCAGATTGATGCAACAGGGAACAAACGACCTAAATAGCCTCCGCGATCGCGTATCAGTCCTTACGCGCTACTTTCTACTAGATAATCCGGATGTATCCGTAAAAGATCCTAAGCGTTTATTCACCGACGAAGAAAGGCTTGCAATTTGGATTATTGGTGGTAAAAAGTGCGCGAATTGCGGGATTGAAATCAACCTGGATGATATGCATGCTGACCATCAAGAACAGTGGGCCCATGGCGGCCAGACGTCGCTTTCGAATGGGAGGTGTTTGTGTAAGTCGTGCAATCCGTCCCTGGCAAAGCCGGTTGGCTAG